The following is a genomic window from Candidatus Poribacteria bacterium.
ATGATGTCAAGGAATTACTTGTGTTTAAACATCCAACTGCGGGTATCCAAATCCCTGCAGGCACTGTTGAAAAGGGTGAAGACATTGAAGCCGCTGTAAAGAGAGAAACTTATGAAGAAACAGGTTTGCAGCTTGTAGAAATCGAAAACTATCTGGGTTGTTTTGAGAATGAATTGAAAAATAACCAAAGAATAGTAGCGGAAACAACGCAGGTTTATATCGAACCCAACTTAACCGCAATTCCCTACAAGCGAAAGTTACCCAAAGGACTTACCGTTGATTACCGTTCCACACAGGCGGATTTCACACGCATTTCGTACGTTGAATACGAATATGACAAATTTCACAAGCCCATACACATTGACACTAACATTACCGGATGGGTACCGAATGAGAGTTTAAGTGCGCAGAAAAAGAGACATTTTTTCCTTATGTCCACACAAGAGGAAACGGAAGATGCG
Proteins encoded in this region:
- a CDS encoding NUDIX domain-containing protein, with amino-acid sequence MNEVVQKVTAFIIRERNDVKELLVFKHPTAGIQIPAGTVEKGEDIEAAVKRETYEETGLQLVEIENYLGCFENELKNNQRIVAETTQVYIEPNLTAIPYKRKLPKGLTVDYRSTQADFTRISYVEYEYDKFHKPIHIDTNITGWVPNESLSAQKKRHFFLMSTQEETEDAWELKSDMGHIFKPYWTPLSPKPKIISPQDRWLDFVYEKI